A genomic window from Serratia liquefaciens includes:
- a CDS encoding calcium/sodium antiporter has protein sequence MFLAIALLIVGLFLLVYGADRLVYGAAVISRSLGVPPLIIGMTIVGIGTSLPELFVSTTAALNGQIDMAVGNVLGSNITNILLILGVAALIHPLAARSEVLRRELPLMLAVTVLCGFVLMDGTLSRLDGVLLLAAAAVFILLMLKIARLAQREGSDSLTVEQLAELPQDSSNTVAVLWLVLAFIILPLSSKMVVDNATVIAHYFGMSELVVGLTVIAIGTSLPELATSIAGALKGEDDMAIGNIIGSNIFNTVIVLGVPALLSPGTVDGAAFHRDYWVMLAVSIVLSALCIGRKHRIGHLAGALLLCGFIAYLAVLFFNPFNSFSYSL, from the coding sequence ATGTTTCTCGCGATAGCTTTATTAATCGTTGGTTTATTTTTACTGGTATATGGTGCAGACCGCTTAGTTTACGGTGCTGCGGTAATTTCCCGTTCACTCGGCGTGCCACCGCTGATTATCGGTATGACCATCGTCGGCATCGGCACTTCACTGCCGGAGCTGTTTGTGTCGACCACTGCGGCATTGAACGGGCAAATCGATATGGCCGTGGGGAACGTATTAGGTTCCAACATCACGAATATTTTGCTGATCCTCGGCGTTGCCGCGCTGATACACCCGCTGGCGGCGCGATCCGAAGTGTTGCGGCGCGAACTGCCGCTGATGTTGGCGGTCACAGTATTGTGCGGTTTCGTGCTGATGGACGGCACGCTTAGCCGACTGGATGGCGTGCTGCTGTTGGCCGCCGCCGCGGTATTTATTCTGTTGATGTTGAAAATTGCCCGGTTGGCGCAGCGTGAAGGCAGCGACAGCCTGACCGTGGAGCAACTCGCCGAACTGCCGCAGGACAGCAGCAACACCGTGGCGGTGTTGTGGCTGGTGCTGGCGTTTATCATTCTGCCGCTGTCTTCCAAAATGGTGGTCGATAACGCCACGGTCATCGCGCACTATTTCGGTATGAGTGAGTTGGTGGTGGGCCTGACCGTCATTGCCATCGGCACCAGCCTGCCGGAGCTGGCCACGTCGATCGCCGGCGCACTCAAGGGCGAAGATGATATGGCGATTGGCAATATCATCGGCTCCAACATTTTCAACACGGTGATCGTGCTGGGCGTGCCCGCCCTGCTGTCTCCGGGGACCGTCGATGGTGCCGCCTTCCATCGCGATTACTGGGTCATGCTGGCCGTCAGCATTGTGCTCAGCGCCCTGTGCATCGGGCGCAAACATCGCATCGGTCATCTGGCCGGCGCTCTGTTATTATGTGGTTTTATTGCGTACCTTGCGGTGCTGTTTTTTAACCCTTTCAATTCATTTAGCTATAGCCTCTAG
- the kdsD gene encoding arabinose-5-phosphate isomerase KdsD yields the protein MSNIQLQPGFDFQQAGKEVLQIERDGLAQLDQYINADFTRACELIAECSGKVVVMGMGKSGHIGCKIAATFASTGTPSFFVHPAEASHGDLGMVTAQDIVLAISNSGESNEIQALIPVLKRQRIPLICMTNNPESSMGKAADIHLCIKVPQEACPLGLAPTTSTTATLVMGDALAVALLKARGFTPEDFALSHPGGALGRRLLLRVCDIMHSGDEIPHVSADASLRDALLEITRKNLGMTVICDDLMKIAGIFTDGDLRRIFDMGINLNEARIVDVMTLGGVRVRPNLLAVDALNLMQQRHITALLVADGDQLLGVVHMHDMLRAGVV from the coding sequence ATGTCGAACATTCAGTTGCAACCGGGCTTTGATTTTCAGCAGGCAGGCAAAGAAGTGCTGCAGATTGAGCGTGACGGGCTGGCCCAGCTCGATCAATACATCAATGCAGACTTTACCCGCGCCTGCGAGTTGATCGCCGAATGCAGCGGCAAAGTGGTTGTGATGGGCATGGGTAAATCCGGGCACATCGGCTGCAAGATTGCCGCCACCTTCGCCAGCACCGGAACGCCGTCGTTCTTTGTTCATCCGGCCGAGGCCAGCCATGGCGATCTCGGCATGGTCACCGCACAGGATATCGTGCTCGCCATTTCCAATTCGGGTGAGTCCAACGAAATACAGGCGCTGATCCCGGTGTTGAAACGTCAGCGTATCCCGCTGATCTGCATGACCAACAACCCGGAAAGTTCGATGGGCAAGGCGGCGGATATTCACCTGTGCATCAAGGTGCCACAGGAAGCCTGCCCACTCGGCCTGGCGCCGACCACCAGCACCACCGCCACGTTGGTGATGGGCGATGCGTTGGCCGTCGCACTGTTAAAAGCTCGCGGTTTCACGCCGGAAGATTTTGCGTTATCGCACCCAGGGGGCGCTCTGGGCCGCCGCCTGCTGCTGCGCGTATGCGACATCATGCACAGCGGCGATGAAATTCCTCACGTCAGCGCCGATGCATCGCTGCGCGACGCGCTGCTGGAAATTACCCGAAAAAATCTGGGCATGACGGTTATCTGCGATGATTTGATGAAAATCGCCGGTATCTTCACCGACGGTGACCTGCGCCGGATTTTCGATATGGGCATCAATCTCAACGAGGCCCGCATCGTCGATGTCATGACGCTCGGCGGCGTGCGGGTACGTCCGAACCTGCTGGCGGTCGACGCGCTGAATCTGATGCAGCAACGTCACATCACCGCGCTGCTGGTTGCCGATGGCGACCAATTGCTGGGTGTGGTACATATGCATGACATGCTGCGCGCCGGCGTCGTTTAA
- the kdsC gene encoding 3-deoxy-manno-octulosonate-8-phosphatase KdsC produces the protein MSLVETCYGPVEQEVMARAGKIRLLICDVDGVLSDGLIFMGNNGEELKAFNVRDGYGIRCLKTSDIEVAIITGRSAKLLEDRAKTLGITHLYQGQSDKLLAFRELLDTLSLTADQVAYIGDDLIDWPVMAQVGLAVAVADAHPLLTPRAHYVTRIAGGRGAVRELCDIILLAQNKLEDAKGLSI, from the coding sequence ATGAGTCTGGTTGAAACCTGCTACGGGCCTGTAGAGCAAGAGGTCATGGCGCGTGCCGGCAAAATCCGCCTGCTGATTTGTGATGTCGACGGCGTGCTGTCAGACGGCCTGATTTTCATGGGCAACAATGGTGAAGAATTAAAAGCGTTTAACGTACGCGACGGTTACGGCATCCGCTGCCTGAAAACCTCGGATATCGAAGTGGCAATCATTACCGGTCGCTCCGCCAAGCTGTTGGAAGACCGGGCTAAAACGCTCGGCATCACGCACCTTTATCAGGGGCAATCCGATAAGCTTTTGGCCTTCCGCGAACTGTTGGATACACTGTCGCTGACGGCGGATCAGGTCGCCTATATCGGCGACGACCTGATCGACTGGCCGGTGATGGCGCAGGTTGGCCTGGCGGTCGCGGTGGCAGATGCGCACCCGCTGCTGACGCCACGGGCACATTATGTTACCCGCATTGCCGGCGGCCGCGGTGCGGTACGTGAGCTGTGCGACATTATTCTTTTGGCTCAAAACAAGCTGGAAGACGCCAAAGGGCTATCGATATGA
- the lptC gene encoding LPS export ABC transporter periplasmic protein LptC → MSKTKLWITVLLAVIALALIGWNMTDFSDDTAPGPVNSQDPTYQSQHTVTIVYNPTGKLSYKLVAEDVKYYTADELSWFTQPVMTLFDENAVATWSVRADRAKLTKDRMLYLYGHVEVNSLTTTSQLEKIKTDNAQVNLVTQDVASDDEVTLYGTNFTSNGMKMRGNLRAKTAELIDKVKTNYEIQNQQTKP, encoded by the coding sequence ATGAGTAAAACCAAACTTTGGATCACCGTGCTGCTGGCGGTGATCGCACTGGCGCTGATTGGCTGGAACATGACGGATTTCAGTGATGATACGGCTCCGGGGCCGGTGAACAGCCAGGACCCGACTTATCAGAGCCAGCATACGGTCACCATAGTGTACAATCCGACCGGCAAGCTGAGTTACAAGCTGGTGGCGGAAGACGTGAAGTACTATACCGCCGATGAATTAAGCTGGTTCACCCAGCCGGTGATGACGCTGTTTGATGAAAACGCGGTGGCCACCTGGTCAGTTCGCGCCGACCGCGCCAAACTGACTAAAGACCGGATGCTGTATCTTTACGGCCACGTCGAGGTGAACAGCCTGACCACCACGTCGCAGCTGGAAAAAATTAAAACAGACAATGCTCAGGTGAACCTGGTGACCCAGGATGTGGCTTCGGATGACGAAGTGACGCTCTACGGGACGAACTTCACCTCTAACGGCATGAAAATGCGTGGGAACCTGCGGGCCAAGACCGCTGAGCTGATTGATAAGGTTAAGACCAACTATGAAATTCAAAACCAACAAACCAAGCCGTAA
- the lptA gene encoding lipopolysaccharide ABC transporter substrate-binding protein LptA, which produces MKFKTNKPSRNLLIGSLILAASAPAWALKSDSNQPVSIDSLKQSLDMQSNVSTFTDNVVIKQGTIDIKADKVVVTRPGGDQNKTYIEAFGNPVTFYQMQDSGKPVKGHAQKVRYDVASQLVTLTGNAYLEQLDSNVKGDRITYLVQQQQMQAFSDKGKRVTTVLVPSQLQDKNGQNKSN; this is translated from the coding sequence ATGAAATTCAAAACCAACAAACCAAGCCGTAATCTGTTAATCGGCAGCTTGATTTTGGCCGCCAGCGCCCCCGCATGGGCGCTGAAGTCCGACTCCAATCAGCCGGTGAGCATCGACTCGCTGAAACAGTCTCTGGACATGCAGAGCAACGTCAGCACCTTTACTGATAACGTGGTGATCAAACAAGGCACCATCGATATCAAAGCGGACAAAGTCGTGGTCACCCGCCCGGGCGGCGATCAGAACAAAACCTATATTGAAGCCTTTGGCAACCCGGTCACCTTCTATCAGATGCAAGACAGTGGCAAGCCGGTGAAAGGCCACGCTCAGAAGGTGCGTTACGATGTGGCGTCTCAGTTGGTGACCCTGACCGGGAACGCCTATCTGGAACAGCTCGACAGCAACGTCAAGGGCGATCGCATCACCTACCTGGTGCAACAGCAGCAAATGCAGGCGTTTAGCGATAAAGGCAAACGCGTGACTACGGTTCTGGTACCGTCGCAGTTGCAAGACAAAAACGGGCAAAACAAGAGTAACTAA
- the lptB gene encoding LPS export ABC transporter ATP-binding protein codes for MATLIAENLAKAYKGRKVVEDVSLKVKSGEIVGLLGPNGAGKTTTFYMVVGIVQRDAGRIVIDEEDISLLPLHARARRGIGYLPQEASIFRRLSVYDNLMAVLEIRDDLSSEQRADRAVELMEEFHISHLRDNLGQALSGGERRRVEIARALAANPKFILLDEPFAGVDPISVIDIKKIIEHLRDSGLGVLITDHNVRETLDVCERAYIVSQGKLIAHGTPDAILADEQVKRVYLGEEFRL; via the coding sequence ATGGCTACACTCATCGCAGAAAACCTGGCGAAAGCCTACAAGGGCCGCAAAGTCGTTGAAGACGTCAGCCTGAAAGTGAAATCCGGCGAGATCGTCGGCCTGCTGGGGCCAAACGGCGCCGGCAAGACCACCACTTTCTACATGGTGGTCGGTATCGTTCAGCGTGACGCCGGGCGTATCGTGATTGACGAAGAAGACATCAGCCTGCTGCCGCTGCACGCCCGTGCGCGTCGTGGCATCGGCTATCTGCCGCAGGAAGCCTCGATCTTCCGCCGTCTGAGCGTTTACGACAACCTGATGGCAGTGCTGGAAATCCGTGACGATCTCAGCAGCGAACAGCGGGCGGACCGTGCGGTAGAGCTGATGGAAGAGTTCCATATCTCCCACCTGCGCGACAACCTGGGCCAGGCGCTGTCCGGTGGCGAACGTCGCCGCGTGGAGATCGCCCGTGCGCTGGCGGCTAACCCGAAATTCATCCTGCTGGATGAACCCTTCGCCGGGGTTGACCCGATTTCCGTTATCGACATTAAAAAAATTATCGAGCACTTGCGTGACAGCGGCCTGGGCGTGCTGATCACCGACCACAACGTGCGCGAAACGCTGGACGTGTGTGAACGCGCCTATATCGTCAGCCAGGGCAAACTGATTGCTCACGGCACGCCGGATGCTATTCTGGCCGATGAGCAGGTAAAACGCGTTTATCTGGGCGAAGAATTCCGCCTCTGA
- the rpoN gene encoding RNA polymerase factor sigma-54: MKQGLQLRFSQQLAMTPQLQQAIRLLQLSTLELQQEIQLALESNPLLEQTDLHEEIDAKETTETEGLDTREALEQKDMPEELPLDATWDEIYTAGTPSGTRTDYSDDELPVYQGETTQTLQDYLMWQVDLTPFSDTDAAIATSIVDAVDDTGYLTVPLEDILESMGDDNVTMDEVEAVLKRVQRFDPVGVAARDLRDCLLVQLSQYAKDTPYLAEARLIISEHLDLLANHDFRSLMRTTRSKEDTLKEAMLLIQSLDPRPGQSINTGESEYVIPDVLVRKVQDVWTVELNSDSIPRLKINQQYAALGNTARNDSDGQYIRSNLQEAKWLIKSLESRNDTLLKVSRCIVEQQQAFFEQGAEFMKPMVLADIAQAVEMHESTISRVTTQKFLHSPRGIFELKYFFSSHVNTDSGGEASSTAIRAVVKKLIAAENPAKPLSDSKLATLLSDQGIIVARRTVAKYRESLSIPPSNQRKQLV; encoded by the coding sequence ATGAAGCAAGGTTTGCAACTCAGGTTTAGCCAACAACTGGCCATGACCCCCCAGCTCCAGCAGGCCATACGCCTGCTGCAGTTGTCCACGCTTGAGCTCCAGCAGGAGATACAGCTGGCGTTAGAGAGCAATCCACTGCTTGAACAAACCGATTTGCACGAAGAAATCGACGCTAAAGAGACCACCGAAACCGAAGGTTTGGATACCCGGGAGGCGCTGGAGCAAAAGGACATGCCCGAAGAGCTGCCGCTGGACGCCACCTGGGACGAGATCTATACCGCCGGCACTCCGTCAGGGACCCGCACCGATTACAGTGACGATGAACTGCCGGTGTATCAGGGCGAAACCACCCAAACCCTGCAGGATTACCTGATGTGGCAGGTGGATCTGACGCCGTTTTCCGATACCGATGCCGCCATCGCCACCTCAATCGTCGACGCCGTCGATGACACCGGCTATCTCACCGTGCCGCTGGAAGACATTCTGGAGAGCATGGGTGACGATAATGTGACAATGGACGAAGTCGAAGCGGTTTTAAAGCGCGTGCAGCGGTTTGATCCGGTTGGCGTCGCGGCGCGCGACCTGCGCGATTGTCTGCTGGTTCAGCTTTCCCAGTACGCCAAAGACACCCCTTACCTCGCAGAAGCACGCCTGATCATCAGCGAACATCTGGACCTGTTGGCGAACCACGACTTTCGCAGCCTGATGCGAACAACCCGCTCAAAAGAAGATACACTGAAAGAAGCGATGCTGCTGATCCAGTCACTCGATCCGCGTCCAGGCCAGTCGATCAACACCGGCGAATCTGAGTACGTGATCCCGGACGTGCTGGTACGCAAAGTGCAGGATGTGTGGACGGTCGAGCTCAACAGCGACAGCATCCCAAGGCTGAAGATCAATCAGCAGTATGCCGCACTGGGCAACACTGCGCGTAACGACAGCGACGGTCAGTACATCCGCAGCAATCTGCAGGAAGCGAAATGGCTGATCAAGAGCCTGGAAAGCCGCAACGACACCCTGCTGAAAGTTTCGCGCTGCATCGTCGAGCAGCAACAGGCGTTCTTTGAGCAAGGCGCGGAATTTATGAAGCCCATGGTGCTGGCGGATATCGCTCAGGCCGTGGAGATGCATGAATCGACAATTTCACGCGTGACCACGCAGAAGTTTTTGCACAGTCCGCGCGGCATTTTCGAATTGAAGTATTTCTTCTCAAGCCACGTGAATACCGACAGCGGAGGCGAAGCTTCCTCTACGGCGATCCGTGCGGTGGTGAAGAAATTGATTGCGGCGGAAAACCCCGCCAAACCGCTCAGCGACAGCAAGCTGGCCACCCTGCTCTCCGATCAGGGGATCATCGTGGCGCGGCGTACCGTCGCCAAGTACCGAGAGTCTTTGTCCATCCCGCCGTCCAACCAGCGTAAACAGTTGGTTTGA
- the hpf gene encoding ribosome hibernation promoting factor — protein sequence MQLNITGHHIEITEPLREFVNTKFAKLEQYFDRINQVYVVLSVEKVQQIAEATVHVNGGELHATSEDENMYAAIDTLIDKLARQLNKHKDKLKQH from the coding sequence ATGCAGCTCAACATTACCGGACACCACATCGAAATCACCGAACCCTTGCGTGAGTTCGTGAACACCAAGTTCGCCAAACTCGAACAGTATTTTGACCGCATAAATCAGGTGTATGTCGTGCTTAGTGTGGAAAAAGTGCAGCAGATTGCGGAAGCGACGGTGCACGTGAATGGAGGCGAGTTGCACGCCACCTCGGAAGACGAGAACATGTATGCGGCAATTGATACCCTGATCGACAAACTGGCGCGTCAATTGAACAAACATAAAGACAAACTGAAACAACACTGA
- the ptsN gene encoding PTS IIA-like nitrogen regulatory protein PtsN: MNNETMQLSSVLNIECTRSSVHCTSKKRALEIISELAAKQLNLPPQVVFDAVLTRERMGSTGIGNGIAIPHGKLEEDTLRAVGVFIRLDQPIAFDAIDNQPVDLLFALLVPADQCKTHLHTLSLVAKRLADKTVCRRLRAAQSDEELYQIITE; the protein is encoded by the coding sequence ATGAACAACGAAACAATGCAGTTAAGCTCGGTATTAAATATCGAGTGCACCAGAAGCTCTGTACATTGCACCAGCAAGAAACGGGCTTTGGAAATTATTAGCGAACTGGCCGCCAAACAGCTCAACCTGCCACCCCAGGTGGTGTTTGACGCGGTTCTCACCCGCGAGCGCATGGGCAGCACCGGTATCGGCAACGGTATCGCCATTCCCCATGGCAAACTGGAAGAGGACACACTGCGGGCCGTTGGCGTATTTATTCGTCTCGACCAACCTATCGCCTTCGACGCCATTGATAACCAGCCGGTCGATCTGCTGTTCGCCCTGCTGGTGCCGGCCGACCAATGTAAAACCCATTTGCATACCCTGTCTCTGGTCGCCAAGCGTCTGGCCGACAAAACAGTATGCCGTCGCCTGCGCGCGGCCCAAAGTGACGAAGAGCTTTACCAAATCATCACCGAGTAA
- the rapZ gene encoding RNase adapter RapZ: protein MVLMIVSGRSGSGKSVALRALEDMGFYCVDNLPVVLLPQLANTLAERNSSAAVSIDVRNMPESPEVFEYAMTQLPDSFSPQLLFLDADRNTLIRRYSDTRRLHPLSSKNLSLESAIDEESDLLEPLRSRADLIIDTSEMSVHELAEMLRTRLLGKRERELTMVFESFGFKHGIPIDADYVFDVRFLPNPHWDPKLRPMTGLDKPVASFLDRHTEVHNFIYQTRSYLEQWLPMLETNNRSYLTVAIGCTGGKHRSVYVAEQLADYFRSRGKNVQSRHRTLEKRKQ, encoded by the coding sequence ATGGTGCTGATGATTGTCAGCGGCCGTTCCGGTTCAGGGAAATCCGTCGCCTTGCGGGCGCTGGAAGACATGGGTTTTTACTGCGTTGATAACCTGCCCGTGGTACTGCTGCCGCAGCTTGCCAATACGCTGGCGGAACGCAACAGCTCCGCGGCGGTAAGCATCGACGTGCGTAACATGCCGGAATCGCCGGAAGTGTTTGAATATGCGATGACCCAACTGCCTGACAGCTTTTCGCCGCAGTTGCTGTTCCTCGACGCCGATCGTAACACACTGATCCGCCGTTACAGTGATACTCGCCGCTTACACCCGCTGTCCAGCAAGAACCTGTCGCTGGAAAGCGCCATCGACGAAGAAAGCGATCTGCTTGAGCCGCTGCGTTCACGGGCCGATCTGATCATCGACACCTCGGAAATGTCGGTGCATGAACTGGCCGAAATGCTGCGTACCCGTTTACTGGGCAAACGCGAGCGCGAACTGACCATGGTGTTTGAATCCTTCGGCTTTAAACACGGCATCCCGATCGACGCCGATTACGTGTTCGACGTGCGATTCCTGCCGAACCCACACTGGGATCCTAAACTTCGCCCGATGACCGGCCTGGATAAACCCGTCGCCTCATTCCTCGATCGCCACACTGAAGTGCACAACTTTATCTACCAGACCCGCAGCTATCTGGAACAGTGGCTGCCGATGCTGGAAACCAACAACCGCAGTTACCTGACGGTGGCCATTGGCTGTACCGGCGGTAAGCACCGTTCCGTCTACGTGGCAGAACAGTTGGCCGACTACTTCCGTTCACGCGGCAAGAACGTGCAATCGCGACACCGCACGCTGGAAAAACGTAAACAATGA
- the npr gene encoding PTS phosphocarrier protein NPr → MTVKQTVEIKNKLGMHARPAMKLFELVQSFDAEVMLRNDSGTEAEASSVIALLMLDSAQGRHIEVEATGPDEVKALAAVVELINSGFDED, encoded by the coding sequence ATGACGGTCAAGCAAACGGTTGAAATCAAAAACAAACTGGGCATGCACGCCCGCCCGGCGATGAAGCTGTTCGAGCTGGTGCAGAGTTTTGACGCCGAAGTGATGCTGCGTAACGACAGCGGCACCGAGGCCGAAGCTAGCAGCGTGATTGCACTGCTGATGCTGGACTCCGCGCAGGGGCGCCATATCGAGGTGGAAGCCACCGGCCCGGATGAGGTAAAAGCGCTGGCCGCAGTGGTTGAGCTGATTAATTCCGGTTTTGACGAAGACTAG
- a CDS encoding type II toxin-antitoxin system HigB family toxin, whose amino-acid sequence MHIISREPFNEAALRYPNEAASLNTIYKTLRRGTFHTPEELKSLFPSLDRMKYKAKWWVIDVGGNHLRILFFANFDTQKIFVKQIVTHAEYDRLLQQYRRNPK is encoded by the coding sequence ATGCATATAATTTCAAGGGAACCGTTCAACGAGGCCGCTCTCCGCTACCCCAACGAAGCAGCCTCTCTCAACACAATCTACAAAACGCTGCGCCGAGGGACGTTCCATACACCGGAAGAATTAAAATCCCTTTTCCCTAGCCTGGACCGAATGAAGTACAAAGCAAAATGGTGGGTCATTGATGTCGGAGGAAATCATCTCAGGATCTTATTCTTTGCCAACTTTGATACCCAGAAAATATTTGTTAAACAGATAGTGACTCACGCAGAGTACGACAGATTACTGCAGCAGTACCGGAGGAACCCAAAATGA
- a CDS encoding helix-turn-helix domain-containing protein: MITDALKATHELLRAIPLLGGSTSPQDYRDALALVEHLLETDERHPLIDVLAAKIAEYEDNSPDFAEFNQRIAQLPQGVAALSVLMEQYGLSQSDFENEIGKKSLVSQILSGKRSLTIPHIMALAKRFNLPPALFLPETR, encoded by the coding sequence ATGATCACCGATGCGCTTAAGGCCACCCATGAGCTGTTGCGCGCCATTCCCTTATTAGGTGGCAGCACCTCGCCGCAGGATTACCGTGATGCTCTGGCGTTAGTGGAACACCTGCTTGAAACCGACGAGCGCCACCCGCTGATTGACGTTCTGGCAGCCAAGATCGCCGAGTATGAAGATAACAGCCCTGATTTTGCGGAGTTCAATCAGCGCATCGCACAGCTACCGCAAGGCGTAGCCGCGCTCAGCGTACTGATGGAGCAATACGGTCTCAGCCAAAGCGACTTCGAAAACGAGATCGGCAAAAAGTCACTGGTGAGCCAAATTCTAAGCGGAAAGCGATCGCTGACCATCCCCCATATCATGGCGCTGGCAAAACGTTTCAACCTGCCGCCGGCCTTGTTCTTGCCAGAAACCCGTTAG
- a CDS encoding BglG family transcription antiterminator, whose product MVRFPYPRLAYLFDALQSETLPQDELAKRFAVSTRTVRADITALNDILEKYGAHFVHSRGAGYRLQVDDARLFSALQHQERKKHATPRSAQERVHYLLVRFLTSAFSLKLEDLADEWFVSRGTLQNDMAEVRERLAHYQLTIETKPRYGMKLFGSEMAIRACLTDLLFQLHLADAENPLLNNEILRQPQVATFAGLLHPLLSQYAIRLTDEGEQYLIFYCAVALRRITDGYPLPDFDVEDGDDAVRKASTWLAGELRKASGKEVSVAEEAYLRVNIAARRVQEVQPTEINADDEEALVDYILSYINSHYNYNLQGDKQLRADLLTHIKTMITRVKYQINIPNPLLANIKQHYPMAYDVTLAAVSSWGKYTPYTLSENEIGYLVLHIGVGLERHYNIGYERHPQVMLVCDTGNSTVRMIQAQIARKYPQLVMTRIVSLRDYEVLNHIDEDFVISNARVSEKNKPVVVMSPFPTEYQLEQLGKLVLVDRTKPYMLEKFFDAEHFMVVNEPLTQAQLFQKVCSQLESEGYVGDDFYPSVVEREAIVSTLLGEGIALPHSLGLLAKKTVVVTLLAPQGVVWGEGEIAHVIFLLAISKSDYEEAMAIYELFVTFVRERSMSRLLGSDNFDSFKAVALDCLSRI is encoded by the coding sequence ATGGTGCGATTTCCCTACCCGCGTTTGGCCTATCTGTTTGATGCTTTGCAGTCCGAAACCTTGCCTCAGGATGAGTTGGCGAAGCGCTTCGCTGTGTCCACCCGAACCGTACGCGCTGACATCACCGCGCTGAACGATATTTTGGAAAAGTATGGTGCGCACTTTGTGCATAGCCGCGGGGCGGGCTATCGCCTGCAGGTGGATGACGCCAGGTTGTTCAGCGCCCTGCAGCATCAGGAGCGTAAAAAGCACGCTACGCCGCGCAGCGCACAGGAGCGGGTGCACTATCTGCTGGTTCGTTTTTTGACCTCAGCCTTTTCTCTGAAGCTGGAAGATTTAGCCGACGAATGGTTTGTCAGCCGCGGCACGCTGCAAAACGACATGGCTGAGGTGAGGGAGCGCCTGGCGCACTATCAGTTGACCATCGAGACCAAGCCGCGCTACGGCATGAAGCTGTTCGGTTCGGAGATGGCGATCCGTGCCTGTCTGACCGACTTGTTATTCCAACTGCATTTGGCCGACGCCGAGAACCCGTTGCTTAACAATGAGATCCTGCGGCAACCGCAGGTGGCGACCTTTGCCGGGCTGCTGCATCCGCTGCTGTCGCAATACGCTATTCGTCTGACCGACGAGGGTGAGCAGTACCTGATTTTCTACTGTGCGGTGGCACTGCGGCGCATTACCGACGGCTATCCGCTGCCGGACTTTGACGTTGAGGACGGTGATGACGCGGTGCGCAAGGCCTCTACCTGGTTAGCCGGGGAGTTACGCAAAGCCAGCGGCAAAGAGGTCTCGGTGGCGGAGGAGGCTTATCTGCGGGTCAATATCGCCGCGCGTCGCGTGCAGGAGGTGCAGCCGACCGAGATCAACGCCGACGATGAAGAGGCGCTGGTGGATTACATCCTGTCGTATATCAATTCGCACTATAACTACAACCTGCAGGGGGACAAACAGCTGCGGGCCGATCTGCTCACCCACATCAAAACCATGATCACCCGGGTGAAATACCAGATTAATATCCCCAATCCCCTGTTGGCGAACATCAAGCAGCACTACCCGATGGCCTACGACGTAACGCTGGCGGCCGTATCGAGCTGGGGAAAATACACGCCTTACACCCTGAGTGAAAACGAGATCGGCTATTTGGTGCTGCACATTGGCGTTGGCCTGGAGCGGCATTACAACATCGGCTACGAACGCCACCCGCAGGTGATGTTGGTCTGCGATACCGGCAACTCGACGGTCCGGATGATCCAGGCGCAAATTGCGCGCAAATACCCGCAGTTGGTGATGACGCGCATCGTTTCGCTACGCGATTACGAGGTACTCAATCATATCGACGAAGACTTTGTCATTTCCAACGCGCGGGTCAGCGAAAAGAACAAACCGGTGGTGGTGATGTCGCCGTTCCCGACCGAATACCAGCTCGAACAGCTGGGTAAGCTGGTGCTGGTGGATCGCACCAAGCCCTACATGCTGGAGAAATTTTTCGACGCCGAGCATTTTATGGTGGTGAACGAGCCGCTGACTCAGGCGCAATTGTTCCAGAAAGTGTGCAGCCAACTGGAGAGTGAAGGCTACGTTGGCGATGATTTCTATCCATCGGTTGTGGAACGTGAGGCGATTGTTTCCACGTTGCTGGGAGAAGGGATTGCACTGCCGCACTCGCTGGGCCTGTTGGCGAAGAAAACCGTGGTGGTGACGCTGCTGGCGCCGCAGGGCGTGGTCTGGGGAGAGGGAGAAATCGCCCACGTGATCTTCCTGTTGGCGATCAGCAAAAGTGATTACGAAGAAGCGATGGCAATTTACGAACTGTTCGTCACCTTTGTACGTGAACGCTCAATGAGCCGCCTGTTGGGCAGCGACAACTTCGACAGCTTCAAGGCGGTGGCGCTGGACTGCTTGAGCCGGATCTAG